In Daucus carota subsp. sativus chromosome 4, DH1 v3.0, whole genome shotgun sequence, one DNA window encodes the following:
- the LOC108216294 gene encoding uncharacterized protein LOC108216294 translates to MMSSPVLSTPFPLHKLPASRHHSLRQQTCSYYHLPISRSSITRPFKNGYLSISVVTPANEGAIPVMNFEDLLEKDWSFLDTDHTRAAEVDKKIERIMSAGEIGQSSMVLVSIGSEQFVDKLVESSPCQQLLIVHDSLLTLACIKEKYDKVSCWQGELIHLPEKWASFDVVFLYFLPSLTFLLDQVLQSLASRCLPGARLVISHPGGREELERQRQQYPDVIVSNLPDEMSLENAAASSAFEVIEFVDEPDFYLAVLKIKAKC, encoded by the exons ATGATGAGTTCTCCAGTTTTATCAACCCCTTTCCCGCTCCATAAACTACCAGCATCGAGGCATCATTCACTGCGTCAGCAGACTTGCTCTTATTATCACCTACCCATAAGTCGTTCTTCCATCACCCGTCCTTTCAAAAATGGTTATTTATCAATTAGTGTAGTAACTCCTGCAAATGAAGGTGCAATCCCTGTCATGAATTTTGAAGACCTTTTAGAGAAAGATTGGTCATTTCTTGATACAGACCATACACGTGCTGCTGAAGTAGATAAGAAGATTGAGAGGATCATGTCTGCTGGAGAAATTGGGCAGAGTTCAATGGTTTTAGTTTCTATAGGTTCAGAACAATTTGTGGATAAATTGGTTGAATCATCACCCTGTCAGCAATTACTTATTGTCCATGATTCACTTTTAACATTAGCCTGCATAAAGGAGAAGTATGACAAGGTTAGTTGTTGGCAGGGAGAACTAATCCATCTACCAGAAAAGTGGGCATCTTTTGATGTTGTGTTCCTCTACTTTTTGCCCTCGCTGACATTTTTACTTGATCAAGTGTTACAATCACTTGCTAGTCGTTGTTTGCCAG GTGCAAGACTTGTAATCAGTCATCCAGGCGGGAGGGAAGAGCTTGAACGACAGCGACAACAATATCCTGATGTTATAGTCTCCAACTTGCCTGATGAGATGTCCTTGGAAAATGCTGCAGCAAGCAGCGCATTTGAGGTGATCGAGTTCGTTGACGAACCTGATTTTTACTTGGcagttttaaaaatcaaagcaAAATGTTGA
- the LOC108218631 gene encoding uncharacterized protein LOC108218631 has product MPGLPGNDCNQFSSSITTPLNGGSVSVNGFWSKQRGDISYNQLQKFWSELSPQSRQELLKIDKQTLFEQTRKNMYCSRCNGLLLEGFLQIVMYGKSLLQDGAVVPLPCNRVVTLKSKSDSDLCVANGCQDDFQEPSVHPWGGLTTTRDGTLTLLDCYLYSKSLKGLQIVFDSARARERERELLYPDACGGGGRGWISQAMTSYGRGHGTRETCALHTARLSVDTLVDFWSALGDETRQSLLRMKEEDFIERLMYRFDSKRFCRDCRRNVIREFKELKELKRIRREPRCTSWFCGADTSFQYEVSHDTVQADWHQTFLESFATYHHFEWAVGTGEGKSDILEYENVGLSGRVQVNGLDLCGLNACYITLRAWKMDGRCTELSVKAHALKGQQCVHCRLVVGDGFVTITRGESIRRFFEHAEEAEEEEDDDSMDKDGNDLDGECSRPQKHAKSPELAREFLLDAATVIFKEQVEKAFREGTARQNAHSIFVSLALKLLEEKVHVACKEIVTLEKQTKLLEEEEKEKREEEERKERRRMKEKEKKLRRKERIREKEKDKGKKNSETGQHVAPDVTIEEVTPSVEEEPNIIVNEDLINSETGDVVSPRLASPDIQDEHVLNGYHLSSMQNYSDGSPDDGFSTFKDESASCGAEHSNYSRQKLKHRKDFQMEPKWSDRRRFSSVSENGGMNSKLDNNYQGDHVDTSRAVNGLNKQSRCSAAKTNPRTAGSKFAEKLHGSNRVSERYDYHSCSCYQHNDYRTKIESHSSARTGRDGKSVCKSESTSDVLKPYYRGTKYTQIDHTREGIGRPKTKFVVGSNSYTRDSPHTKQVWEPMESQKKSVRSTSYSDVTMRSTFSNETTEPNKPLESSDAISCAAADGNTASNKYVDNDKNFQGGFHIETKSSLYFKKEVPDEEADSSPMTSSSLTGTSDPSMSSTSNSDSCSSCLSEGDSNGLNPPNPETSSASDSDDASQHSEGREQSRRLQNSFDKHQDARMEKKQSADGGEQFINKVMDSGVNNEPGSFSVKNAQEYKNGLPNVSNMNPQPHGVLPSLHPQSLPYPLFQPASIGYYHQTPVSWPAASNGLVALPPRNHYLFPSPFRYDINGNSHFVPYSSLPHMPPPILNAGSVPVYQPVSHINDVNSKVRVNKSDFADVKDAHQEVNIQAVTKTEQGPVEAQINAESEPDRKCGIEPESGNAGFSLFHCGGPVALANGYKSTPLPPKEAVGHLTSSKSTDHVVGDHNSKKEEAVGQYNLFAASNGIRFSFF; this is encoded by the exons ATGCCTGGATTACCGGGGAACGATTGTAATCAATTTAGTAGTAGCATTACGACGCCGTTGAATGGAGGATCAGTTTCGGTTAATGGATTCTGGTCTAAACAGCGGGGTGATATTAGCTACAATCAGCTCCAGAAG TTTTGGAGTGAGTTGTCGCCGCAATCTCGTCAAGAACTCTTGAAAATTGATAAGCAAACCCTTTTTGAGCAAACACGCAAGAATATGTACTGTTCAAGATGTAATGGTTTGCTGCTCGAAGGGTTTTTGCAGATTGTTATGTATGGGAAGTCTCTGCTGCAGGATGGAGCTGTTGTACCTCTTCCTTGTAATAGAGTTGTGACTTTGAAAAGTAAAAGCGATAGTGATTTGTGCGTTGCCAATGGGTGTCAAGATGATTTCCAAGAACCATCCGTCCATCCCTGGGGAGGTCTGACCACCACTAGAGATGGCACACTTACCCTTTTGGATTGCTATTTGTATTCAAAATCCCTTAAGGGGCTTCAAATT gTATTCGATAGTGCCCGAGCAAGAGAAAGAGAAAGGGAGCTGCTTTATCCAGATGCTTGTGGTGGTGGAGGTCGAGGATGGATAAGTCAAGCAATGACCAGTTATGGTAGAGGTCATGGGACGAGAGAAACGTGTGCGTTGCATACTGCCAGGCTTTCTGTTGACACATTGGTTGATTTTTGGTCAGCGCTAGGAGACGAGACTCGACAATCTCTCTTAAGAATGAAAGAAGAGGATTTTATTGAGAGGCTAATGTACAG GTTTGACAGCAAGAGATTTTGTAGAGATTGCAGAAGGAATGTTATTCGAGAGTTCAAAGAATTGAAGGAGCTGAAGCGCATACGAAGGGAACCTCGCTGCACTAGTTGGTTTTGCGGAGCGGATACAAGCTTCCAATATGAG GTATCACACGATACAGTCCAAGCTGACTGGCATCAAACCTTCCTAGAAAGCTTCGCAACATACCATCACTTTGAATGGGCAGTTGGAACTGGAGAAGGAAAATCTGACATTTTAGAGTATGAAAATGTTGGTTTAAGCGGAAGGGTGCAAGTGAATGGTCTAGATCTTTGTGGTTTGAATGCATGCTATATCACTCTGAGGGCATGGAAAATGGATGGACGCTGCACTGAACTTTCCGTCAAAGCTCATGCATTAAAAGGGCAGCAATGTGTTCATTGCCGGCTTGTGGTTGGAGATGGTTTTGTCACAATTACTAGAGGAGAAAGCATTAGAAGGTTTTTTGAACATGCTGAAGAGGCCGAGGAAGAAGAG GATGATGATTCCATGGATAAGGATGGCAATGACCTCGATGGAGAATGCTCTCGTCCCCAAAAACATGCGAAGAGTCCTGAACTTGCACGAGAGTTTCTTCTAGATGCTGCAACTGTTATTTTCAAAGAGCAG GTTGAAAAGGCTTTCAGGGAGGGTACTGCACGTCAAAATGCACACAGCATTTTTGTATCTCTTGCACTTAAATTGCTGGAAGAAAAAGTTCATGTTGCTTGTAAGGAAATTGTCACTTTGGAAAAAcag ACGAAACTTCTTGAAGAAGAGGAGAAGGAAAAGCGTGAAGAAGAGGAGCGAAAGGAAAGGAGGAGaatgaaagaaaaggaaaaaaaactcCGAAGAAAAGAGAGAATAAGAGAGAAGGAAAAGGAcaaagggaaaaaaaattctgaaactgGCCAGCATGTAGCTCCTGATGTTACTATTGAAGAAGTAACACCAAGTGTTGAAGAGGAGCCTAATATTATCGTCAATGAGGATCTAATTAATAGTGAAACAGGTGATGTCGTATCACCCAGGCTTGCATCCCCAGATATTCAAGACGAACACGTCTTAAATGGTTATCATCTTTCAAGCATGCAGAACTACTCTGATGGCAGTCCTGATGATGGGTTTTCCACTTTCAAAGATGAGAGTGCTTCATGTGGAGCTGAGCACTCAAATTATTCTCGCCAGAAATTGAAGCATCGGAAAGACTTCCAAATGGAGCCAAAATGGTCTGATAGAAGACGGTTTTCATCTGTTTCTGAAAATGGGGGCATGAATAGCAAATTGGACAATAATTACCAGGGAGATCATGTTGACACTTCAAGGGCTGTCAATGGACTGAATAAGCAATCTCGGTGTAGTGCTGCAAAAACCAATCCTAGGACCGCTGGGTCCAAATTTGCTGAGAAGTTGCACGGTTCCAACAGGGTGAGCGAGAGATATGACTATCATAGTTGTAGTTGTTACCAGCACAATGATTACAGAACAAAGATAGAGTCACATTCTTCTGCCAGAACAGGTCGGGATGGAAAATCAGTTTGTAAGTCTGAATCCACCTCAGATGTTTTGAAGCCATATTATCGTGGTACCAAGTATACTCAAATAGATCATACACGCGAGGGTATTGGGAGACCCAAAACTAAATTTGTTGTAGGGAGCAATTCTTATACAAGAGATTCACCTCATACAAAGCAAGTTTGGGAACCTATGGAGTCACAGAAGAAGTCCGTTAGAAGCACTTCATATTCTGATGTTACGATGAGATCCACTTTCAGCAATGAAACAACAGAACCCAATAAACCACTTGAATCGTCTGATGCCATTAGTTGTGCTGCAGCCGATGGGAATACTGCTTCCAACAAGTATGTTGACAATGACAAAAACTTCCAGGGGGGATTCCACATTGAAACGAAATCCTCTCTGTACTTTAAAAAGGAAGTGCCCGATGAGGAGGCTGATTCGAGCCCCATGACATCCTCATCCTTAACTGGCACTTCTGACCCATCTATGAGCAGCACATCCAACTCTGACAGCTGTTCATCATGCCTTAGTGAAGGAGACAGCAATGGGTTAAATCCTCCAAATCCTGAAACCTCTTCTGCATCCGATTCAGATGATGCTAGCCAACACTCAGAAGGAAGAGAACAGTCAAGAAGGCTTCAAAATTCCTTTGATAAACATCAAGATGCCAGGATGGAAAAGAAACAAAGTGCAGATGGAGGTGAGCAATTTATAAACAAAGTTATGGATAGTGGAGTAAACAACGAGCCAGGGAGTTTTTCTGTAAAAAATGCCCAAGAGTACAAAAATGGACTGCCGAATGTTAGCAATATGAATCCACAACCTCATGGCGTGCTTCCCTCATTGCATCCGCAAAGCTTACCCTATCCTTTGTTTCAGCCTGCTTCGATTGGTTATTATCATCAAACTCCAGTTTCTTGGCCAGCAGCTTCAAATGGTTTGGTGGCTTTGCCCCCTCGTAATCACTATCTATTCCCCAGCCCTTTCAGATATGATATCAATGGGAACTCCCATTTTGTGCCATATAGTAGCCTACCACATATGCCACCTCCCATCCTTAACGCAGGCAGTGTACCAGTTTACCAGCCAGTTTCCCATATCAACGACGTGAACTCAAAGGTGCGTGTAAACAAATCTGACTTTGCTGAtgttaaagatgctcatcaagAAGTTAACATTCAAGCAGTCACCAAAACAGAACAAGGTCCGGTGGAAGCACAGATAAATGCTGAGTCTGAGCCAGATAGAAAATGTGGAATAGAACCAGAATCCGGTAATGCAGGCTTCTCGCTTTTCCATTGTGGTGGTCCAGTTGCTCTTGCTAATGGCTATAAGTCAACTCCTTTGCCACCAAAGGAAGCAGTTGGTCATCTTACATCCAGCAAGTCAACTGATCATGTCGTTGGTGATCACAACTCAAAGAAGGAAGAGGCTGTCGGGCAATACAATCTATTTGCTGCTAGTAATGGAATAAGGTTCTCCTTTTTCTAA